Proteins encoded by one window of Arachis hypogaea cultivar Tifrunner chromosome 1, arahy.Tifrunner.gnm2.J5K5, whole genome shotgun sequence:
- the LOC112804578 gene encoding bifunctional aspartate aminotransferase and glutamate/aspartate-prephenate aminotransferase-like yields the protein MFLSKTVSISDQTTALVKARVLIIRLAAGEPNFDTHALIAEAGIKAIREGYTRYTPNAGTFELCRAIYHKLKEENGIT from the exons ATGTTCTTGTCGAAGACTGTTTCCATAAGTGACCAGACCACTGCTCTTGTCAAAGCCAGAGTGCTGATTATTCGCTTGGCCGCAGGAGAACCTAATTTCGATACACATGCCCTCATAGCTGag GCTGGGATTAAGGCTATTCGCGAAGGATACACACGGTACACCCCTAATGCCGGAACATTTGAATTATGTAGAGCGATTTATCATAAGTTGAAGG AGGAGAATGGAATTACATAA